From a region of the Bermanella marisrubri genome:
- a CDS encoding choline ABC transporter substrate-binding protein, giving the protein MALMSASLTSQANQCDTVRFSDVGWTDITATTAIASTVLEGMGYDTKTQLLSVPVTYKSLENEDIDVFLGNWMPTMEGDIKAYRERGTVETIHKNLSGAKYTLAVPKYVYDAGVKSFADIAKYADKFDGKIYGIEPGNDGNRLIQSMIDQNAFGLEDFDVVESSEAGMLSQVKRATRRDKWIVFLGWEPHPMNANFELAYLEGGDDFFGPNLGGANVFTNVRTGYVEECKNVGKLLKNLTFTLELENQVMAAILDDGKKPKKAAKDWLKENPAVLNDWLEGVETKDGKPALPAVKAALEI; this is encoded by the coding sequence ATGGCGCTTATGAGTGCTTCACTTACGAGCCAAGCAAATCAATGCGATACGGTTCGTTTCTCTGATGTTGGTTGGACTGATATTACAGCGACCACAGCCATCGCTTCTACCGTTTTAGAAGGTATGGGCTACGACACCAAAACGCAATTATTGTCAGTTCCTGTTACGTACAAATCCCTTGAAAACGAAGATATCGATGTATTTCTAGGTAACTGGATGCCAACAATGGAAGGGGATATCAAAGCTTATCGTGAACGCGGTACGGTAGAGACTATCCATAAAAATCTATCTGGTGCTAAGTACACTTTAGCGGTACCTAAGTATGTTTATGACGCTGGGGTAAAAAGCTTTGCTGACATTGCCAAATATGCAGATAAGTTTGACGGTAAGATCTATGGTATTGAGCCTGGTAATGACGGTAACCGTTTGATCCAAAGCATGATCGACCAAAATGCATTTGGTCTAGAGGACTTTGATGTGGTTGAGTCATCTGAAGCAGGTATGTTGTCTCAGGTTAAACGTGCCACCCGTCGTGACAAGTGGATCGTTTTCCTTGGTTGGGAACCGCACCCAATGAACGCAAACTTTGAACTTGCGTATTTGGAAGGCGGCGATGATTTCTTTGGTCCTAACCTTGGTGGCGCAAATGTCTTTACCAATGTGCGTACAGGCTATGTTGAAGAGTGTAAGAATGTAGGTAAGTTGCTGAAAAACCTGACCTTCACTCTAGAGTTAGAAAACCAAGTGATGGCGGCGATTCTTGATGACGGCAAAAAGCCTAAGAAAGCAGCTAAAGATTGGTTGAAAGAGAATCCAGCCGTATTGAATGATTGGCTAGAAGGTGTAGAAACCAAAGATGGTAAG